The following nucleotide sequence is from Choristoneura fumiferana chromosome 22, NRCan_CFum_1, whole genome shotgun sequence.
CAATAGTTGTTTGATCTTCAGGAACAGAATGTTGTCATCCACCCAAGTCCTGAGGGCTGATACCTTGGCATACACCCCTGGGTAGGTGGGACGGGCGCACCCTATTCCCCAGGATACTACTCCAGCAAGTCTGCCATTATGAACCAGGGGGCCACCGCTATCACCctgtcaataaataaatgaaaattaattaattaatagttcaTTACTTGGAAGAGAGGTTATGACGATGTCTGGTTTTTAAGCGTTTTACGTATATTGTTGTCTAGTTAGCAGGCTTTTTTGaatgatattaaataataaatattattgtatttttttgataatttttcaatattattgttgtttttttctatttttaatgtatttcaattatgctttttatgtaatgtgcgaggtccgaataaaatatttctatttctatattttaaatttgaaacatacaattttttaatCGATAGCTTAGTATCACACAcattcatacaaactttcgcctATATAATATTGAGTTTACTGCGTTTTTTAATGCTAACTTACACGATTTTACTAGCGCTGTTTAACAGCACTGAGGCTCCTTTCTACCAAAGATATGCGAGAATATGTTTCGAGGAATATAAGGTGGGCTCTATAACAGAAgctaaaaaattaaaccacagcttccactcttaattttgagctaatttagttctacaacttttgaaaataacttgtattatgatttttattatagtttaaagtttaattggacaaacaatgtattgcgaaatccgtcagttcgttacgtgacaggcgatgtcatttaggctattggatgccgtacattaaaaataccatttaatttgtttggaataaacataataataaaattacttaattttgaaagttgcaaagttgttttttgctcctgttacagggtcCACCaggtatactcagcggcacaaaatttggcccagccttcatacaaaattaccgattttgCGTACATTTGACGGCCTGATTTTTGCcgcttagtttatttttattagccaatagaaacgcttaatttacctatcctcgcacagcacatctctggtggaaacagcagagcggagcgaggcgaggtagatgaagcgtttctattggttcttgaaaaacacattgctcgcaacacatcctcgcacatttctggtgaAAACGGAGCCAGATACTAACCTGACAAGCGTCCTTCCCACCGCTGGGCACGCCAGCGCACAGCATTCTAGGAGTGATGCTGTACATCGGCGCGTAAGCAGCATTGCAAACGTGCTCGTTCACCTTGGGTACAGACACCTTCTGGAGAGTGCGGGGCTTGCCACCACCttcctaaaattatttttttttatccattatcgtcatatcagccgtaggacgtccattggaCATAGGGTTCCTTCATAAACGGATTTCAGAAACCTgctacataaaaaagtaaagaaacaAAAGTGCGTCTTAAATAGTAGAAGATCCAAGCCCTGATCCCCTTCCAAAataaccctaacctaaccttacctaacagcgcttacgttgataggtatacaatttgttctattatctaatcaagtgaaagtaattGGCATCGACATAACTGTTTAAGTTTCTACCTGGCAACATAGTtgttcgtccaggtaaacaatatcaaacccaacgtctacatattctataGGTTTCATACTTttaagtcaatataaaattttcttattatctcgatgatgccacaaaaaattaagaaatcatatttttaaaaatatttaaaaatagccTATCCAGGATTTTTTAccaaatccatttctaatatattttataatatatactcAATTTATTATCAAATAGGTTTCAttctatgattgttttttttggagtatttttgtattttttatttcaactccaaatttgttacttttacgggtatcccgtgaaaccatagcattcccagcgctggtctctttttcttggttttctgtgcatccatgtgtcagtttgtattttcgataaggttTCATTCTGTTATCAGACCGGTTAAGATATTTTCAAGTTCGAATCTTAGACCAAAAAATGCACTGCAAAAACCGCTGAAATCCGTTTAGTAAAAATTTATAGAAGTTGGCTAAGATTGACTACTGTAGCGCACCCTGGGCgttaaaatacgaaaaaaagtaaaaaccaaAGTGGGTCTTAAAAAAGTATTACAAGAACCGCAGAAATGTAATTAGTTCGAATTTATAGAAGCTGGTTAAGAGTGACTTCATAGCACACTGGCTATGAAAGAAGAGCGTATATTGTGTCTACAATACcaattcatattattaatttcCGCTCTATATTATAacgcattcctgagaaaaagatTATTGACAGTCGAACGGATGTACGAAAAATTGATCACAATAAAAGTTCTGTTTTTGCTGACAAAGGTGCGAAGGTACGCCTAAGTAAAATCTTTATAAACGATGTCTTTGTTGTAATATATATTTACACATGAAAACActgatgtattttaatttatgcaaACTCCACTCTGTAGTCTCTGTAATGAGAGCTTACAACATGCTCTGTATTATCTCAACTTTGCGCGCAGGTTattcaaaaagtttaaaacttataatattttaagcTGGCCGACTTTATAACACAACCTtctttatgtaaaataaagaggTACTTTGCTTTTTTTATAACGATGTGAGCAATTAGATTTATGTTAGTCTTATTTCAAGTTTTCTTTCTCTGAAATATATGAAAAGGTATATCAAAATTCAACGTGGAAGTGAAACCAGCAATGGATGCAGACACCTTCTCTTATGCAGACACCCTTTTGCATCGATAGGACTAAAACATTGTTAGTCATATTTTGTAATGTGTCAGTCAGTTTGTTAATCTCTCATAAgtataaagaaaatatatatatttttagcttAGTACGAACCTCCAAATTACAAATTAGACAAATACCATCCTAATCATCTTCTACTAACAAGCGTACCTACTAGCTTTGATGCTATAAAATTGAAAGTAAtatctctttttagggtttcgtagccaaatggcaaaaaacggaacccttaaggATTCGtcattgtctgtctgtgtccgtccgcatgtcacagccactttttccgaaactataggAAGTATGCtattgaaacttggtaagtagatgtattctgtgaaccgcattaagattttcacccaaaaatagaaaaaaaaaattgtgggttccacatacttagaactgaaactcaattttttttatcaaacccatacgtgtggggtatctatggataggtcttcaaaaatgatattgaggtttctaatatcatttttttctgaactgaatagtttgcgcgagagacactttcaaattggtaaaatgtgtgatcccccctgtaacttctaaaataagagaataataaaactaaaaaaatattatgatgtacattaccatgcaaacttcaaccgaaaattggtttgaacgagatctagtaagtagttttttttaatccgtcataaatcgtaaagtaaaggaaacttttatattatcttAGGGTGTTACCAGACCAATCGATCGATCATCGATCGACGGCATCGATCGATGGTAGAACCGATTGGTCGACGTCGATCGATTGTTTCTACCAGACCAATCGATCGACGTCGATCGATGCCGTCGATCGATAATCGATCGATTTATAAATCGATCGACGTCAACCGGTATCCGTCGATCGATTGTTCCTACCAGACCAGTTGATCGACTTCGATCGACGTCGATCGATGCCGTCGATCGATAATCGATCGATTGGTCTGGTAACACCCTAACTTGctgttacggaacccttcatgggcgagtccgagtCGCACTTGGCCGCCTTTTTTGTTTTGCCTTTTTCATTTAgacatcaaaaaataaatattttctgctACCGGCTACATCAAAAACAACCCAACTTCTAGCAAGGACTTAACGTCACTTTTGCGACATGTGTCAGTATCGACGAAAACGACGttatttctttataaagtaaattCCTTCATAATATAATATCGCGGTAACCCACATCACTTCTTTTTTGTCACATAGAATATCTTAATACATAATGACATTTATTTGTCGCGCTAACTAAATCGCTATCGTTTTAGATTCCCTTTTTAATTTAGCTAGTCTTTATTATGTTCTCTTTAATCTCTTTGGTCTTTTTTGGTCTTTATGGAATGTTAATTATTGCCAGTGACTTTGTTTGCGAAGAACTCGTTTATCGCTGTTCTGTAACTGTGTCCTATTAAAGattaaaggaaaaaaacaattaatatcaGCACAACTTTAAGGAGGTTGCAGACGGATTAATATCTTATTTCCCATTCACAATATGGAAGTATAGCATGTTgatgatatttatgcacgcttgttgtgtcgaCGTATAATTATGGTACTGCACCTCCGTAACTTCGCAATACGGATGTTCAATAGAGCGATACCTGGCAATCAACTATATTTATCATAGCCATCTATGGAAAGAttgaggtatttttttattgtaaatatctGCACTATACTGGGATTCCCCTAGGGtaacagtcacctgcattaatatctgccaacACCAGGGggcgtgcaaaatatctgactcATCCTACCGGCCTAGAAATAGaatcatatcagatattttgcacgctctgtTGTGTTTGTGCAGAAATTGGTACTGGTGCACTGCACCTCACGTAACTTCGTCAACCAAATGGTGGTAGCAGCGATACCTGGCGGAAATCAACTCTCCTGTCACTGTTATCCCTTATCACAATAggattattttatacttacttctATGGCTCCCCATCCACTAACTTCAGTGAGCGCACCATCGTCAATTTCTTCTCCATGTCCAACCATCCCTATAGGTTTAACGGTATCACTAAATTCCAAAGGCGTTTTTAACTTCAGCAGTCCTATATCGCTGTCCATCTTCGTGTAAGAAAACTTCGGGTGATACATGAAATCTGCCACTTGAATTAGAGTACCCCCTTCTTGACTTGACGAAGATCCTACGCGCACTTGGAAGTTAAGTGGGTTTGATCTGAAAAAAGAAACGTAAAAAGGTACTAAATTTAAGCTAGAACCTACTtaaaaaacttttgtttataTGACCTATGTTATAAAATAGCGTAAACGGTAATaaccttgtttaaaaaatttagtttaaaatacaaaaaaaaaaaattaatcatcATTTTTATTCGTGTAAGTATAGAcgaaacaaaaattacattttgtgTCAGACTTTTTAAAGTTGACATCATAAATTACTTCATTGATTCAGTCGTTACTTTCTGTCGTTACAAGTCTATATTATCAATGAACAACTGTAgttcaaacaaaatacaaatataataatgtagGGTTTTGATCTCAAGCAAATGTACCTAACTACTTAGAGGCCATTGtaccaatccatactaatattataaatgcgaaagtgtgtgtgtttgtgtgtatgttttgtccgtctttcacgccataacggagcgacggatcgacgtgatttttggcataaagatagtttatggacccgagagtgacataggctactttttatcccggaaaaatgcacagttcctgagggaacagcgcgcgatagccgaataccacgcgggcggagccgcgggcaaaagctacttgatattataaatgcgaaacttcgtctatttgtatgtttgtccgtctttcacgttgaaatggagcgacggatcaacgtgatttttagcatagggatagtttattggccagagagtgacataagctactttttatcacggaaaaatgcacaattcccaaGGGAACAATATTTGAATAGATAAAAAGACAACTCCGCAAAAAACTGAGCAGGGGTCTTAAAATAACATCAGTTTGATGATTATAATTTCGCATAGGAAAGTAGCAATCATGATTACTTAAACTATCAACTACCTATTATGTAATCcgataaaataaactaattatgtATTGATGATGTCACTGGCAAATAAATACCCATAAATGCAATGCGCCGCGGTAACAATTATATCTTCAGAAATGATGGTGCCCCCACATGAATGCTGTCCTCTGTTCACTAGAGACACTTGGTACGGCGCTTCGCTAATGTCAATATCATCTCCGCCAACAATCCTTACATCTTCGATGCTTTTGGGTGTTGGTGTTGACactagaaaaaaattataaacggTTATCTGACTACATTGAATTGACCCGTACCATTGATTTGATTAtgatctgtaccactaccatgagttgtagaggctgtacaattctccatataaataatttacgccgtcgctactgtaaactcatggtccgtccccttttgttctgagaggaggcctgtgcccagcagtgggacgtatataggctgggatgatgatgaacggaGGGGAAAGAacggaggccgtattgcctcAATTTggctaacgtttctggcgctcgagtttgcaatcaaatgacagtttttgtgtgcgaaatctgtcatttgattgcgatcgcgagcgtcagaaacgttgaAACGTTAGGCCATGCGGCCTCGGGTTGTCAAAGACATGATACCAGACGGAATACACCGGGTAAGCCTTTAACAATTtggcgactttaaaaaaaacgaatagttcagcgacttttaaatagACTTACCAACAAGTCCCAACAAAGCAAAGCCTAACACCCTATTAAGCATCTTGAAAATAACTGGAATAACTGTAGAGATAACAATTAATTCAAGTTTATATACCTTctagttacaaaataaagaatTAAGGCCAGAATCATTAACTGATAAAGGGAACCTTCACATCGTTTAAAGGGCTTGACTGATAATTGCGAAGTTTTAAGTGTTGCATCAATATTGGTCAGGATCCCAtttgttttgattaaattagACTAGGTAAGTATtcataagccgagtttagacttgcaagaaaaatcatgcaagttgcaaaacctgcggcgctcgattgaccactacaaactcagTGACTTTACGGCATCGtagtgtaatgcaacttgcacgatttttcttgcaattctaaactcggctttacactgtgtttacttactttattaggctgcgtttccaccagagatgtgcgaggatgtgttgcgaggaatgtatttttcatgaacaattttattgtctctgtgcacgacatcttttttggctctgatgctctgacgttttgaaatttcatcgcgacattgtggccaaaatcaaacctataacgcaaaaactactagacactggcaaaattgtcctcgaattaattttttagtaataaaattactgtgataccgtgatttgggtgatacaaaaggttgtgaattcatttttggtcattaaaatgaaataaggtacttacctaagtaaaatttattcaaaaagtgtgttttattttcgttatgtcagggtttgtttacttcatgtttaattgtacttttactgtaaaacgaaaagataaagctatcttattggtttctttgaataatagtaaaattatataattgctcttatatcgctagtaataaattaaa
It contains:
- the LOC141440331 gene encoding vitellin-degrading protease-like, giving the protein MLNRVLGFALLGLVVSTPTPKSIEDVRIVGGDDIDISEAPYQVSLVNRGQHSCGGTIISEDIIVTAAHCIYGSNPLNFQVRVGSSSSQEGGTLIQVADFMYHPKFSYTKMDSDIGLLKLKTPLEFSDTVKPIGMVGHGEEIDDGALTEVSGWGAIEEGGGKPRTLQKVSVPKVNEHVCNAAYAPMYSITPRMLCAGVPSGGKDACQGDSGGPLVHNGRLAGVVSWGIGCARPTYPGVYAKVSALRTWVDDNILFLKIKQLLRV